One window of the Armatimonadota bacterium genome contains the following:
- a CDS encoding FKBP-type peptidyl-prolyl cis-trans isomerase: MVEYGTQLFSLTVTCERDNMLIECHFERTANMRNLFAILLAVGVIFALGGCGKKQAAKTETPSTAQEKTTESASGAKTTPTQTKDGFTVTKSGLKYKDTKVGTGPAVKAGDMVTVNYKGWLDDGTVFDTTKKPGGEPFSFNVGSGQVIKGWDEGLQGMKKGGVRQLIVPPDLGYGSEDMGVIPPNSTLHFEIELLKIGA; the protein is encoded by the coding sequence GCGATAACATGCTGATCGAATGCCATTTTGAAAGGACTGCAAATATGAGAAATCTCTTTGCAATATTGTTGGCTGTCGGCGTTATTTTCGCGCTTGGTGGGTGCGGCAAAAAGCAGGCTGCGAAGACCGAGACACCTAGCACGGCTCAAGAAAAGACAACCGAGTCGGCTTCCGGGGCCAAGACCACACCAACTCAGACAAAAGACGGGTTTACTGTTACAAAGTCGGGTTTGAAGTATAAGGACACTAAAGTCGGCACCGGTCCTGCTGTAAAGGCGGGTGATATGGTAACGGTCAACTACAAAGGCTGGCTGGACGACGGCACCGTCTTTGACACCACTAAAAAGCCAGGCGGCGAACCATTCTCGTTCAATGTAGGCTCAGGTCAGGTCATAAAAGGCTGGGACGAAGGCTTGCAGGGGATGAAAAAGGGCGGCGTGCGCCAGCTCATAGTTCCGCCTGATCTGGGCTACGGCTCAGAGGATATGGGAGTGATCCCTCCGAACTCGACTCTGCACTTTGAGATAGAACTCCTGAAGATAGGCGCTTAA